In Sebastes umbrosus isolate fSebUmb1 chromosome 15, fSebUmb1.pri, whole genome shotgun sequence, the genomic window ACCATGATGTGGCCGTCACTCTGCTGCTGGTAGTTGGGGAGCGGATGGCCCTCGCCATGCTGGACACTCTGTCCAATCACCATCTCAGGTTGCATACTCTTTTCTAATGAATCCATTTATCCAGGCATTTTAATCAGCTTAAACTCACAACTAACCAATGAACCACGTATGTTACAAATTATATAGCActaatatttatataacttctgtctgttttctctgcctgtctgtagGGATTTCATGGATCCTACCATGGACAGcactaaacacattttaaactacCTGATGCCGATATTGGAACAGGTTGATACTGAACTACATGACTTCATgatcaggtacacacacacacacacacacacacacacacacacacacacacacacacacacacacacacacacacacacacacactgttgctgTCCAATGGATGTTAGTACTTATGTCTCATTtcttaaaacaaaaagcatTAAGCACTTGTACTGTTGTATTGAATATACTTCTAGCTGTTTTTCTGTAGAGGGATACACACTTGAATTTGAATGTACTTATTGTAAGTCTCTTTGGGCATAATGCAATGTAATTAAAAACCACTAGAGGGCATCAAAGTGTTGATTTTCACCTGTGATCTTCGCAGAGTGACAAATAGGGGAGTGTTTAGTCTTTGACTCAATTGAAAATGCATCAATAGTGGTCTCATTTGGGAGTTCTCCTGTCAGATGGTCCAACAGCTGTTTCGGAGGCTTTTCTGTCCCACCAAGGTGTGCACCACATTTACCTTTATTTGTGGGATGTAATTAGCCAAAAAATGATTCATGATCTTTTTGCAGTTtattgaaacaacaacaaaaaaagcattttaagaTACAGCCAGTTACTGTAGGTTAATGTTGGGGTGTGTAGTGAGGACTGGGATTTTGGATGTTTGTGAGTCAATGAATCATCCTCAAAGGTATTTCAATATGTGTGctcgcttgtgtgtgtgtgtgtgtgtgtgtgtctacagtaCCTTCGCTGTCTTGTTGCCTGTTCATAATTGATGCTGCGCTGACAACTTCCATATTTGCAAATTACCCGTCTACTCACAtacactctcacacaaacagaaaatgcacaaaaaacaagacattgcaCTCGCAGAAAAACAGCAGGATAAACAACACCCGACTTCAAAGTTTGGAACGCTCATTTTTTTAGTGAATACTTCCACTTCCCCTTACCTGCCTTCTTATCTCTGCCTCCTTTCTtctttcccttttctctctccctcccttcttcaTTTTATCTCTTTTATGTCCCTCTCTCATCACACATGGTCCCTGccctttgctctctctctttacacCCTCCCCCCTGTCCATCACTCCCACCCACTTCTTTTCGCTTGTCACTCCCTTCCCCTTGTACTCATCCTTCTTCCTCCCTGAATGTTCCTATCTAATATTTATCAACAACCTCTAAGAGTATCCAATTTACTTGAGACTCTGTCAAAAATAACTCCCCATTTATGTCTGCACACAACAAAGAAAGGCAGGGGAAGAGCATAGGAGGGTTAGAAACAGTATGTGAAggtaaagaaaatgtgtttttctttcaaattCACAATGCCAATTCTTTAGAAATCGCTGTGGTCATGAGAAAATCTTGCAAACCAATGTTTAGTGACCCTCGGATTAAGCCAGACTATTAAAAAACAGTTTACGAATCAAGGAAAGTACTGCTCATGTTGTACCatgtcctctgtggctctggacAGGTGCTCTgtgaagtctgagaaaataaccccaGTGATGTCATTAGGGTTGTCTCAGGTTCAGCTTGGAGGCTACACATTTTTAAGGGAAAACCTCATTAAAGACATGTTTGAATGTTAAAATATGTAGGTGTTTCTCAGGTTTAACCAAAACACACTATCAAGATGCATTTTGGGAATTGTTGGATCCAGCATATGTGGAGCTTTAACCATACTAGGGATTAAAAGTCAGGGTATCTCAGCCGCGTTGCTTAGACCATTATTCACGTCTGTCTCATTCCCGTGATATCTTGGGGATGCCTTGATGGACctcaaacatccacttggactgaAAGATCTGTTTATGTATTCGCCTTTTCTTTTAGAGCGGAGGTGGGAACCATCTTCGCGCTGTCCTGGCTCATCACATGGTACGGCCACGTGCTGTCAGACTTCAAACACACCATGAGACTCTACGACTTCTTCCTGGCCTCGCACCCTCTGATGCCCATCTACCTCGCCGCTACGGTAAGAAGGCGTGAACAAGAGGCAGCGACTTTGTTTCGTCAGTAATCCAGAACGCTCACTCGTGAATACatgctgccacacacacaaacacacacacagtgagtcagAGTACTGTGAAGTCACTGGACTAGTTAATTAGATACCTCCTAATGAacagatgaaagagagagagagagagtgacggaGGGGGTACAGAGGGAGAGATAAAAggggaaagaaaggaaaaaggacGAGGACTGCATCAGGAAACAGAACGACAAGGAGAGCTGACTGATGTTTGACTGCGGAGTAGAAACAGATTacaaaggaaaacatttttatatttgtgactttttttcccacttgTTCCTCTGAAACTTGTTCCTCTGGGTGCTCACACCAGATGTTTTGGCAGAAATGTTTGCTGCTGGaacatgtatgtgtttgtggaaataatttattttgtgTGGTCTTTAGGTGTTTTATTTGAGCGTGAATACGCCTTTTTTAACAGAAGGCTTTTATGCACGTTGATTAGTGTGTACAAGTGTGCACATTTTGCTCGTTTGCAAGTGAGgatgttttagtgtgtgtgtgtgtaggggctGGGCAGAGGGAGAGTTCTGTTTGAAGTGTGTGAAACAACAAAGCAGAATGTAGTTCATGTTTCCTCCAAGGCTGAGAACAGCGCACAGCATGGGGGGTTAACTCTTCATCTGCCTATTATTTCACTGCGTAGCGCTCGTTCTGCCTCACTAGTATCACCGGAGCTACCCAGTATGTACAGCATGTAGGATCTAATTCACTTTTTGCTCCAAGGTTAACCAGAATGCACAGCTTCACGGTTAAAACATTTAACCCCTCCCctccccatctcctcctcctcagattGTGCTGTacagagagaaggaggtgaagaagaCGGAGTGTGACATGGCCATggtccaccacctcctctcccgcATCCCCCAGGACCTCCCATACGAGCTTCTGATTGGCCAGGCCCAGGACCTGTTCGACCAGTACCCTCCGTCTCTACTGGCCAAACGGGCAGCGCTGCAGTCTCGCAAGAGGTGAGGGGACGGGAATTGAAACTAataattgttaataataataataaggatgTCACTACTATGCATCCACATAGCTGAATGATGCAACATGCAGTTTCAAACTTCAATCATAATTATGAGTACTTTAATCTATATGTTGTTATGtatctatataaataaaatgtacttgtTGCATTCTATCCAAGTAAGTGggcaaaatataaaaacacaggcATTTTTGCCTTGATATTTACTCAAACTGTTTTGCATCTAGGGagaaaataatgattattttcattataacattatcagtaaattattatttttttaagattatatttttgccatttttttgttGCCTTTATTGGACAGATGAAAGTGTAGAGGCAGACTGCAAACAGGGAGAGAGACGGGCGTATGGCGTGCAACAAAGGTCCCGTGGCTGTAACCATTTGGCTACCGAGGCGCTCcagtaaattattttttgaCTAATGAATCAACCGATTagtctacaaaatgtcacaaaattgtaaaaaaaaatacccatcaCAGCTTCTTGTACAATATACTATCTTCAAACAAATTGATCagagaaaatcaacaaatgttCACATTGAAGACAGtagaaaaactgaatatttggcAATAAATTATGTAAACGATCAGTCATTTGTCAGAATTGTTGTCTGTAAAtgttctgtcaatcaactaatcaattccTTGACTAATTGCTGCTGCACCTGCACTTTTTGTGCTCAATAATTTCATCAGAACACATGACACTAATACACAAGTTTACCACATAAAAATATTCTGAGATGGTGTATTTGAGTGTGATGTAATTCTCTCAGTAACCAAGAGGGGGTGCTCTAAAAACACAACCAGACTCCATCCAGACAGTCCTGTTGACATGCACAGGCCgtttaatgtatgtgtgtgtgtgtgtttgtgtgtttgtgtgtagccACATGTGAccattttttctacattttttattattgaggAGGAAATATTagacacacactttctctcagtGTATCCATAGTCTCTCCATCAGTCTCCCTCTCTTTGTCCTTCAGCGTTACTTACAGTCATCGTTCAGGAGAGGGAGTGACATCGCTGACACAAGGCCTTGACTGAAAGATGTCCCGTAATGCATTACTCCCATAGCTTCCTATATGCAAGAGCTACTGAGTTAGCAGATCCCTCTAATTTCCCTCACCTATCGTTATCCATCAGTTGATCCTCCAATCCATCTGTTCCTGTCATTCCAGCTGTCCATGCTCCACCTTAGACCTGACTCTGTTCTCCATCACCGACTAActctccttccctctttccatccttctcctctttcttcttccagTCTGTCCATCAATACCTTCCAGGCGTTTCAgtcctccaccctccaccagAGGCCCGACTCCGTTCTCCAACGCCTCACAAAGTCCCAGGGCCCCACCAACTCCAGACACGGTAAATATAGTAACTGTAATCTTATTACTGACTCTGAAGAAGGActgcacacatacagacagtaCAGACACATGTGCAAATgagtgaagtaaaagtacattttagTTAGAAAAAGGCCTgagttgggaaaaaaaatgatattgaaTGTGAGATTGTAAGAACGAACATTTCAATTCGAACATCAAAAATTGTTCCTCACGGTTTTCGGCGCCTTACACGAGAACACAACTCTTCAGAACAAGGcaataaatatgtcatcccACACAAACGCTGCCCCCCTTTGGGCCAATCAATAACAAGTAAACAAATGATGTACTGTAGTACCCCCATCAGACCAATCAAGTTCAAATTTAAACATGCCAGAACCGAACACAGAGATGCTTTATTACCGTCGGTTCTGTGAGAATCAGATCAGTGGCGTCTGACATATTGTCTGTGATGTACAGGCAatcaaaaatatgatttaacaTTCCCCTCAGGCAAAACAATGTAATATTAAAATTGATGCACATCATTCCCTGCAGTTTCATCAAAATTCAATTAGCAGCATCCAAGATGAAGTGCATAACGGACAGAGAGAGCACCTCCTGATTTCACTGTGGCAGACAATGAATGGTTAGACAGTAAAGAGGCAACCCGCTGTCTAAATGTTATACAAGAGATGAATGTTGGCTGATGAGCGAAATGAAACTTTAAGTGGAGTTTATAACTATTTGGGCCTCTAGTTGATTAAAGAGAGAGTGCTGCTGAGCAAAGATGATGGAGCAGGATTGGTTGTTTAATACTTTCGCCCCCTCCTTGTCTCCACTCCTTGTGTTTTGACATCCCTTGACCCCCCCAATTTTATTTCAATCCCACTAACAACATGCAGCTTGAGCCTCATTTGCTTCGCCTTCCAGCATTATGAGTCCTCTTGACCCCTCCACTCCTCACAGTCTGACCCCTCCTCCTTGTTCTGTGCTCGTATAGCCTCTCTCCACTCAGGTCTGGAAGCAGCTTTGCCCCGAGACCGAGGCCAGCTGTGGGGGAAGGGGAACAGGATGGTGAAGATGGCTGTGTGGGGGCTGTCCGCTACGCTCGGGGCGGCCGTGTTCGCTGTTGCTCAGACAGCTATGGACTGGGGACCCGAGGTGTTACTACAACTGTTCTGACGTGGCGGTGGGGATATAGTctggtgaacacacacacattaacacatggtgacagcaaacacacatcTGCTCCTCAGATGGATTAACAATAaccaaacaaaaatacacaaacaaagacGTTGAAGACTTGAAGCTCGTCTCTCCTGCTGCGAGGAAACgtcagagaaaagcaggaataGGTCAGTTACCTTGGTGCCAAACAGGTTGTTGCCGCTCAACCACAATGAACATATGTTAGTCACTAGCCAACCTCgggatgtgtgtgcatgtgtgtgagcgggtgtatgtgtgttgtatgTGTCTGAGCGGGTATCCTAGACCCCAGACCTCATACCACATAGCATGGATGGATAACTGAACAAGCCTACCAGGCTCTCTGACCTCAAGGGCCCCTGGGCCATAGCCTGCCTGTGAAGTGGctgtaaactttatttttaaaaagtcaatcaaatgaccacaaagagatgtaaaacaTCCACAagtgagacacaaaacaaccgcaaagagatgcaaaatgaccacgaAACAacgacaaaaagacaaaaaacgaCTTCAAAGCGACGTAAAACAACCCCAAAGAGAAGTAAAACGACCCCAAAGAGAagtaaaacgaccacaaagagacgtaaaacaaccacaaagagacgtaaaacgaccacaaagagacacaaaacaatgagtaAAAGACAcgaaacgactacaaagagaagtaaaaccaccacaaagggATATAAAACGACCTCAAGGAGACGTAAAACGACCTTAGAGAGATGtaaaatgaccacagagacataaaacaacctcaaagagacGTAAAAAGTCCCCAGATGTAAAACAACcccaaagagacacagaacaacCACCAAGAGAggtaaaacgaccacaaagagatgcaaaaccacagagatgcaaaatgaacaAGGAGAGACACAAATGacgaaaaaaagacacaaaacgaccacaaagatacgtaaaattaccacaaagagatgcaaaatgaccacagagagatgtaaaacaaccacaaataaatgcaaaacaacaacaaagagacacaaaacaaccacaaagagacctaaaacaactacaaacagacctaaaacaactacaaacagacctaaaacaactaaaaaagagacacaaaacaactacaaagagacctaaaacaactacaaagagacctaaaacaactacaaagagacctaaaaaaaacacaaagagacctaaaacaactacaaggagacctaaaacaactacaaagagaagcaaaacaactacaaagacgtgcaaaatgaccacagagagacacaaatgaCCAAAGAGAGACGTGAGCGCGTTGTTTGCAGTCGTTTTGTATGTCTCTTAGTCTGGAGGTCTTGTGCCTACTGTATTTAGGAGTCTTAGGATGCTTCTAAAATGTATGTGCCCAGGGGCCCGTTGTCTCATTATCCGTCCATGCATGTGAGACACTAACACAGTTTTGCTTTCTCAGGCTGTTGCTCACAAGGCACCATCGGTGTAACATTTTAcacgtgtctctgtgtgtttgctgaTTATTTTGCTGATAAGCCGTTTTGAGACTGTCTTGCTTGTTTCGTTGCCGTTCTGTCGACGGC contains:
- the zgc:63863 gene encoding TBC1 domain family member 20 isoform X2 — encoded protein: MKRLKRKKQSEGVGVNGSVTREPDCGRKQKLTEIHQALISDPVDIETLRRAAASKGGLLTDELRRKVWPKLLNINVYDLPHKPGRDVRENHKDYNQVVLDVRRSMKRFPKGMPATERAVLQEQLTDIILEVLKCTPQLHYYQGYHDVAVTLLLVVGERMALAMLDTLSNHHLRDFMDPTMDSTKHILNYLMPILEQVDTELHDFMIRAEVGTIFALSWLITWYGHVLSDFKHTMRLYDFFLASHPLMPIYLAATIVLYREKEVKKTECDMAMVHHLLSRIPQDLPYELLIGQAQDLFDQYPPSLLAKRAALQSRKSLSINTFQAFQSSTLHQRPDSVLQRLTKSQGPTNSRHGVCVDTWD
- the zgc:63863 gene encoding TBC1 domain family member 20 isoform X4, which translates into the protein MKRLKRKKQSEGVGVNGSVTREPDCGRKQKLTEIHQALISDPVDIETLRRAAASKGGLLTDELRRKVWPKLLNINVYDLPHKPGRDVRENHKDYNQVVLDVRRSMKRFPKGMPATERAVLQEQLTDIILEVLKCTPQLHYYQGYHDVAVTLLLVVGERMALAMLDTLSNHHLRDFMDPTMDSTKHILNYLMPILEQVDTELHDFMIRAEVGTIFALSWLITWYGHVLSDFKHTMRLYDFFLASHPLMPIYLAATIVLYREKEVKKTECDMAMVHHLLSRIPQDLPYELLIGQAQDLFDQYPPSLLAKRAALQSRKSLSINTFQAFQSSTLHQRPDSVLQRLTKSQGPTNSRHA
- the zgc:63863 gene encoding TBC1 domain family member 20 isoform X1; translation: MKRLKRKKQSEGVGVNGSVTREPDCGRKQKLTEIHQALISDPVDIETLRRAAASKGGLLTDELRRKVWPKLLNINVYDLPHKPGRDVRENHKDYNQVVLDVRRSMKRFPKGMPATERAVLQEQLTDIILEVLKCTPQLHYYQGYHDVAVTLLLVVGERMALAMLDTLSNHHLRDFMDPTMDSTKHILNYLMPILEQVDTELHDFMIRAEVGTIFALSWLITWYGHVLSDFKHTMRLYDFFLASHPLMPIYLAATIVLYREKEVKKTECDMAMVHHLLSRIPQDLPYELLIGQAQDLFDQYPPSLLAKRAALQSRKSLSINTFQAFQSSTLHQRPDSVLQRLTKSQGPTNSRHASLHSGLEAALPRDRGQLWGKGNRMVKMAVWGLSATLGAAVFAVAQTAMDWGPEVLLQLF
- the zgc:63863 gene encoding TBC1 domain family member 20 isoform X3 yields the protein MKRLKRKKQSEGVGVNGSVTREPDCGRKQKLTEIHQALISDPVDIETLRRAAASKGGLLTDELRRKVWPKLLNINVYDLPHKPGRDVRENHKDYNQVVLDVRRSMKRFPKGMPATERAVLQEQLTDIILEVLKCTPQLHYYQGYHDVAVTLLLVVGERMALAMLDTLSNHHLRDFMDPTMDSTKHILNYLMPILEQVDTELHDFMIRAEVGTIFALSWLITWYGHVLSDFKHTMRLYDFFLASHPLMPIYLAATIVLYREKEVKKTECDMAMVHHLLSRIPQDLPYELLIGQAQDLFDQYPPSLLAKRAALQSRKSLSINTFQAFQSSTLHQRPDSVLQRLTKSQGPTNSRHVSSKFN